From a single Vanacampus margaritifer isolate UIUO_Vmar chromosome 15, RoL_Vmar_1.0, whole genome shotgun sequence genomic region:
- the napepld gene encoding N-acyl-phosphatidylethanolamine-hydrolyzing phospholipase D isoform X3 encodes MDHLSSRCGGEPMEKPSSSDKGAPEEEREDSVEDGVVGLRGAEGGEAGLYPGVLRRSSSSRSSRKSFRLDYRLEEEVTKSCRDKHGRFTNPWPTWRFPSYSTLLRFFFLDNNHSNVPTSTEALDSKLPVVEPYFVHNPDLSPSGPGLRVTWLGHASVLLEIDGLNILTDPIFSQRASPVQFVGPKRYRGPPCSVQQLPRIDAVLISHSHYDHLDAGTVASLNARFGAELRWFVPLGLMDWLAKAGCENVMELDWWDENCVPCHDDVTFVCTPSQHWSKRNALDDNKSLWASWTVLGPNHRFFFAGDTGYCSVFKEIGRRFGPFDLAAIPIGAYLPRDVMKGQHVDPDEAVQIHMDLRAKHSLAIHWGTFALAYEHYLEPPRRLHGALEQNSLKPESFFTLKHGESRLLTSHDTAAFH; translated from the exons ATGGACCATCTATCCTCACG ATGTGGAGGTGAGCCCATGGAAAAGCCATCATCTTCAGACAAAGGAGCCCCGGAGGAGGAGCGAGAAGACTCAGTGGAG GATGGTGTCGTCGGGCTGAGAGGGGCCGAAGGCGGAGAAGCGGGTCTTTATCCAGGAGTCTTGAGGAGGAGCAGTTCCTCCCGTTCTTCCCGCAAGAGCTTCCGGCTGGACTACCGCCTCGAG GAGGAGGTGACAAAGTCCTGTCGAGACAAACATGGCCGCTTTACTAACCCGTGGCCCACGTGGCGGTTCCCCTCCTACTCCACGCTGCTTCGCTTCTTTTTCCTGGACAATAATCACAGCAACGTGCCGACTAGTACCGAG GCTCTCGACAGCAAGTTACCAGTCGTGGAGCCTTACTTTGTCCACAACCCGGACCTCTCCCCTTCCGGTCCGGGTCTCAGGGTCACCTGGCTAGGGCACGCCTCGGTTCTGCTGGAAATCGACGGGTTGAACATCCTGACAGATCCCATTTTCAGCCAGAGGGCATCGCCCGTCCAGTTCGTCGGCCCCAAACGATACAGAGGGCCGCCTTGTAGCGTGCAACAG TTGCCCCGGATTGACGCTGTGCTCATCAGCCATTCGCACTACGATCACCTCGACGCCGGAACCGTGGCCAGCCTCAACGCGCGCTTCGGAGCGGAGTTACGCTG GTTCGTCCCTCTCGGCCTGATGGACTGGCTGGCCAAGGCGGGCTGCGAGAACGTGATGGAACTGGACTGGTGGGACGAGAACTGCGTCCCGTGCCACGACGACGTCACCTTTGTGTGCACGCCATCGCAGCACTGGAGCAAACGCAACGCGCTGGACGACAACAAG TCGTTATGGGCCAGCTGGACCGTTTTAGGTCCAAATCACCGCTTCTTCTTTGCCGGCGACACCGGCTACTGCTCGGTATTTAAGGAGATAGGGCGACGTTTCGGGCCCTTTGACCTTGCGGCGATCCCCATCGGAGCGTACCTGCCAAG ggatgtgatgAAAGGACAGCATGTGGATCCGGACGAAGCGGTTCAGATTCACATGGACCTTCGGGCCAAACACTCGCTGGCTATCCACTGGGGAACCTTTGCCCTGGCGTATGAG CACTACCTGGAGCCGCCACGTCGTCTCCACGGCGCTCTGGAGCAGAACAGCCTGAAACCGGAATCCTTCTTCACCCTGAAGCACGGAGAGTCTCGCCTCCTGACGTCACACGACACGGCCGCGTTTCACTGA
- the napepld gene encoding N-acyl-phosphatidylethanolamine-hydrolyzing phospholipase D isoform X4: MEKPSSSDKGAPEEEREDSVEDGVVGLRGAEGGEAGLYPGVLRRSSSSRSSRKSFRLDYRLEEEVTKSCRDKHGRFTNPWPTWRFPSYSTLLRFFFLDNNHSNVPTSTEALDSKLPVVEPYFVHNPDLSPSGPGLRVTWLGHASVLLEIDGLNILTDPIFSQRASPVQFVGPKRYRGPPCSVQQLPRIDAVLISHSHYDHLDAGTVASLNARFGAELRWFVPLGLMDWLAKAGCENVMELDWWDENCVPCHDDVTFVCTPSQHWSKRNALDDNKSLWASWTVLGPNHRFFFAGDTGYCSVFKEIGRRFGPFDLAAIPIGAYLPRDVMKGQHVDPDEAVQIHMDLRAKHSLAIHWGTFALAYEHYLEPPRRLHGALEQNSLKPESFFTLKHGESRLLTSHDTAAFH, from the exons ATGGAAAAGCCATCATCTTCAGACAAAGGAGCCCCGGAGGAGGAGCGAGAAGACTCAGTGGAG GATGGTGTCGTCGGGCTGAGAGGGGCCGAAGGCGGAGAAGCGGGTCTTTATCCAGGAGTCTTGAGGAGGAGCAGTTCCTCCCGTTCTTCCCGCAAGAGCTTCCGGCTGGACTACCGCCTCGAG GAGGAGGTGACAAAGTCCTGTCGAGACAAACATGGCCGCTTTACTAACCCGTGGCCCACGTGGCGGTTCCCCTCCTACTCCACGCTGCTTCGCTTCTTTTTCCTGGACAATAATCACAGCAACGTGCCGACTAGTACCGAG GCTCTCGACAGCAAGTTACCAGTCGTGGAGCCTTACTTTGTCCACAACCCGGACCTCTCCCCTTCCGGTCCGGGTCTCAGGGTCACCTGGCTAGGGCACGCCTCGGTTCTGCTGGAAATCGACGGGTTGAACATCCTGACAGATCCCATTTTCAGCCAGAGGGCATCGCCCGTCCAGTTCGTCGGCCCCAAACGATACAGAGGGCCGCCTTGTAGCGTGCAACAG TTGCCCCGGATTGACGCTGTGCTCATCAGCCATTCGCACTACGATCACCTCGACGCCGGAACCGTGGCCAGCCTCAACGCGCGCTTCGGAGCGGAGTTACGCTG GTTCGTCCCTCTCGGCCTGATGGACTGGCTGGCCAAGGCGGGCTGCGAGAACGTGATGGAACTGGACTGGTGGGACGAGAACTGCGTCCCGTGCCACGACGACGTCACCTTTGTGTGCACGCCATCGCAGCACTGGAGCAAACGCAACGCGCTGGACGACAACAAG TCGTTATGGGCCAGCTGGACCGTTTTAGGTCCAAATCACCGCTTCTTCTTTGCCGGCGACACCGGCTACTGCTCGGTATTTAAGGAGATAGGGCGACGTTTCGGGCCCTTTGACCTTGCGGCGATCCCCATCGGAGCGTACCTGCCAAG ggatgtgatgAAAGGACAGCATGTGGATCCGGACGAAGCGGTTCAGATTCACATGGACCTTCGGGCCAAACACTCGCTGGCTATCCACTGGGGAACCTTTGCCCTGGCGTATGAG CACTACCTGGAGCCGCCACGTCGTCTCCACGGCGCTCTGGAGCAGAACAGCCTGAAACCGGAATCCTTCTTCACCCTGAAGCACGGAGAGTCTCGCCTCCTGACGTCACACGACACGGCCGCGTTTCACTGA
- the napepld gene encoding N-acyl-phosphatidylethanolamine-hydrolyzing phospholipase D isoform X1, with the protein MNLLIGRTWSCDPVTSSLISLIRSNKSTIVDQCFISPSASTRLESRLTVERHLRRCGGEPMEKPSSSDKGAPEEEREDSVEDGVVGLRGAEGGEAGLYPGVLRRSSSSRSSRKSFRLDYRLEEEVTKSCRDKHGRFTNPWPTWRFPSYSTLLRFFFLDNNHSNVPTSTEALDSKLPVVEPYFVHNPDLSPSGPGLRVTWLGHASVLLEIDGLNILTDPIFSQRASPVQFVGPKRYRGPPCSVQQLPRIDAVLISHSHYDHLDAGTVASLNARFGAELRWFVPLGLMDWLAKAGCENVMELDWWDENCVPCHDDVTFVCTPSQHWSKRNALDDNKSLWASWTVLGPNHRFFFAGDTGYCSVFKEIGRRFGPFDLAAIPIGAYLPRDVMKGQHVDPDEAVQIHMDLRAKHSLAIHWGTFALAYEHYLEPPRRLHGALEQNSLKPESFFTLKHGESRLLTSHDTAAFH; encoded by the exons ATGAATTTGCTGATTGGCAGAACATGGTCATGTGACCCAGTGACGTCATCATTGATTTCACTGATCCGTTCCAACAAGTCGACCATTGTCGACCAATGTTTCATTTCACCTTCTGCTTCTACTCGACTCGAATCAAGACTTACCGTTGAGCGACATCTCAGACG ATGTGGAGGTGAGCCCATGGAAAAGCCATCATCTTCAGACAAAGGAGCCCCGGAGGAGGAGCGAGAAGACTCAGTGGAG GATGGTGTCGTCGGGCTGAGAGGGGCCGAAGGCGGAGAAGCGGGTCTTTATCCAGGAGTCTTGAGGAGGAGCAGTTCCTCCCGTTCTTCCCGCAAGAGCTTCCGGCTGGACTACCGCCTCGAG GAGGAGGTGACAAAGTCCTGTCGAGACAAACATGGCCGCTTTACTAACCCGTGGCCCACGTGGCGGTTCCCCTCCTACTCCACGCTGCTTCGCTTCTTTTTCCTGGACAATAATCACAGCAACGTGCCGACTAGTACCGAG GCTCTCGACAGCAAGTTACCAGTCGTGGAGCCTTACTTTGTCCACAACCCGGACCTCTCCCCTTCCGGTCCGGGTCTCAGGGTCACCTGGCTAGGGCACGCCTCGGTTCTGCTGGAAATCGACGGGTTGAACATCCTGACAGATCCCATTTTCAGCCAGAGGGCATCGCCCGTCCAGTTCGTCGGCCCCAAACGATACAGAGGGCCGCCTTGTAGCGTGCAACAG TTGCCCCGGATTGACGCTGTGCTCATCAGCCATTCGCACTACGATCACCTCGACGCCGGAACCGTGGCCAGCCTCAACGCGCGCTTCGGAGCGGAGTTACGCTG GTTCGTCCCTCTCGGCCTGATGGACTGGCTGGCCAAGGCGGGCTGCGAGAACGTGATGGAACTGGACTGGTGGGACGAGAACTGCGTCCCGTGCCACGACGACGTCACCTTTGTGTGCACGCCATCGCAGCACTGGAGCAAACGCAACGCGCTGGACGACAACAAG TCGTTATGGGCCAGCTGGACCGTTTTAGGTCCAAATCACCGCTTCTTCTTTGCCGGCGACACCGGCTACTGCTCGGTATTTAAGGAGATAGGGCGACGTTTCGGGCCCTTTGACCTTGCGGCGATCCCCATCGGAGCGTACCTGCCAAG ggatgtgatgAAAGGACAGCATGTGGATCCGGACGAAGCGGTTCAGATTCACATGGACCTTCGGGCCAAACACTCGCTGGCTATCCACTGGGGAACCTTTGCCCTGGCGTATGAG CACTACCTGGAGCCGCCACGTCGTCTCCACGGCGCTCTGGAGCAGAACAGCCTGAAACCGGAATCCTTCTTCACCCTGAAGCACGGAGAGTCTCGCCTCCTGACGTCACACGACACGGCCGCGTTTCACTGA
- the napepld gene encoding N-acyl-phosphatidylethanolamine-hydrolyzing phospholipase D isoform X2 translates to MPGIKLNGPSILTVNVGKHLRHLYVQLSSKCGGEPMEKPSSSDKGAPEEEREDSVEDGVVGLRGAEGGEAGLYPGVLRRSSSSRSSRKSFRLDYRLEEEVTKSCRDKHGRFTNPWPTWRFPSYSTLLRFFFLDNNHSNVPTSTEALDSKLPVVEPYFVHNPDLSPSGPGLRVTWLGHASVLLEIDGLNILTDPIFSQRASPVQFVGPKRYRGPPCSVQQLPRIDAVLISHSHYDHLDAGTVASLNARFGAELRWFVPLGLMDWLAKAGCENVMELDWWDENCVPCHDDVTFVCTPSQHWSKRNALDDNKSLWASWTVLGPNHRFFFAGDTGYCSVFKEIGRRFGPFDLAAIPIGAYLPRDVMKGQHVDPDEAVQIHMDLRAKHSLAIHWGTFALAYEHYLEPPRRLHGALEQNSLKPESFFTLKHGESRLLTSHDTAAFH, encoded by the exons ATGCCCGGCATCAAATTGAATGGACCATCTATCCTCACGGTCAATGTTGGAAAACACTTAAGACATCTTTACGTCCAATTGTCCTCGAA ATGTGGAGGTGAGCCCATGGAAAAGCCATCATCTTCAGACAAAGGAGCCCCGGAGGAGGAGCGAGAAGACTCAGTGGAG GATGGTGTCGTCGGGCTGAGAGGGGCCGAAGGCGGAGAAGCGGGTCTTTATCCAGGAGTCTTGAGGAGGAGCAGTTCCTCCCGTTCTTCCCGCAAGAGCTTCCGGCTGGACTACCGCCTCGAG GAGGAGGTGACAAAGTCCTGTCGAGACAAACATGGCCGCTTTACTAACCCGTGGCCCACGTGGCGGTTCCCCTCCTACTCCACGCTGCTTCGCTTCTTTTTCCTGGACAATAATCACAGCAACGTGCCGACTAGTACCGAG GCTCTCGACAGCAAGTTACCAGTCGTGGAGCCTTACTTTGTCCACAACCCGGACCTCTCCCCTTCCGGTCCGGGTCTCAGGGTCACCTGGCTAGGGCACGCCTCGGTTCTGCTGGAAATCGACGGGTTGAACATCCTGACAGATCCCATTTTCAGCCAGAGGGCATCGCCCGTCCAGTTCGTCGGCCCCAAACGATACAGAGGGCCGCCTTGTAGCGTGCAACAG TTGCCCCGGATTGACGCTGTGCTCATCAGCCATTCGCACTACGATCACCTCGACGCCGGAACCGTGGCCAGCCTCAACGCGCGCTTCGGAGCGGAGTTACGCTG GTTCGTCCCTCTCGGCCTGATGGACTGGCTGGCCAAGGCGGGCTGCGAGAACGTGATGGAACTGGACTGGTGGGACGAGAACTGCGTCCCGTGCCACGACGACGTCACCTTTGTGTGCACGCCATCGCAGCACTGGAGCAAACGCAACGCGCTGGACGACAACAAG TCGTTATGGGCCAGCTGGACCGTTTTAGGTCCAAATCACCGCTTCTTCTTTGCCGGCGACACCGGCTACTGCTCGGTATTTAAGGAGATAGGGCGACGTTTCGGGCCCTTTGACCTTGCGGCGATCCCCATCGGAGCGTACCTGCCAAG ggatgtgatgAAAGGACAGCATGTGGATCCGGACGAAGCGGTTCAGATTCACATGGACCTTCGGGCCAAACACTCGCTGGCTATCCACTGGGGAACCTTTGCCCTGGCGTATGAG CACTACCTGGAGCCGCCACGTCGTCTCCACGGCGCTCTGGAGCAGAACAGCCTGAAACCGGAATCCTTCTTCACCCTGAAGCACGGAGAGTCTCGCCTCCTGACGTCACACGACACGGCCGCGTTTCACTGA
- the LOC144035044 gene encoding proline-rich protein 5-like: MEREGSLRRISRSLHNRLKLASGGGSSPSLADLSQAKTPSGVAEKVALVDEGGRDKGSQQRRAGANATWNSIHNAVISVFQKKDLGENELFTLNEGVRQLLKTDVGSFFTEYLQTQLLTKGTVILRDKIRFYEGQKLLDSLADTWDFFFGDVLSMLQAIFCPVQGKEPSVRQLALLHFRNIITLNLKLDEALSRPRARVPPSIVQMLLILQGVHESKGVTNDYLRLECLIQKVVSPYLGTHGLYSQDGSSNLLEKRLQRSKLGNPPVVKNLVVRSKSYNVPILSPVVEYDVDSSVGGGGGGGGGGLRRHSVCEMTSCMEESCPVADSGSDHSGRMTPTSRLQYCTDPVRCAGTSSQNPEGPRSLASARVVAQDNSAAASQSSSPETGGRGVAESLESEPGGIFLDFSQDHSAGATCSCSRQRVA; encoded by the exons ATGGAACGCGAGGGCTCCTTAAGGAGG ATCTCGAGGAGTCTCCACAACAGGTTGAAGCTGGCCAGCGGCGGAGGCTCCTCCCCCAGCTTGGCGGACCTCTCGCAGGCCAAGACGCCATCAGGAGTTGCAGAGAAGGTGGCGCTGGTGGACGAGGGCGGCAGGGACAAAGGGAGCCAGCAGAGACGAGCGGGGGCCAACGCCACCTGGAACAG CATTCACAATGCGGTCATCTCGGTGTTCCAGAAGAAAGATTTGGGTGAAAACGAGCTCTTCACTCTGAACGAAGGCGTCag GCAGCTGCTCAAGACCGATGTGGGCTCCTTCTTCACCGAGTATCTTCAAACTCAGCTGCTGACCAAAGGCACGGTCATACTGCGAGACAAGATTCGCTTTTATGAAG GTCAGAAGTTGTTGGACTCTCTGGCCGACACTTGGGACTTCTTCTTCGGCGACGTTCTGTCCATGCTGCAGGCCATCTTCTGCCCAGTGCAG GGAAAGGAGCCGTCGGTGCGTCAACTGGCCCTGCTCCACTTCCGGAATATCATCACCCTCAACCTGAAGCTGGATGAAGCTCTGTCGCGGCCCCGAGCCCGAGTGCCGCCCTCCATCGTCCAGATGCTGCTCATTCTTCAG GGTGTCCACGAGTCCAAAGGCGTCACAAACGACTACTTGCGTCTGGAGTGTCTCATCCAGAAGGTGGTCTCCCCTTACCTCGGGACCCACGGCTTATATTCCCAAGATGGGTCCTCCAATCTGCTCG AGAAACGTCTACAACGCTCAAAATTGGGCAACCCCCCCGTGGTCAAGAACCTGGTGGTGCGTTCCAAGAGCTACAACGTTCCCATACTGAGCCCCGTGGTGGAATACGACGTGGATTCGTCtgtgggcggcggcggcggcggcggcggcggcggtctgAGGCGCCACTCCGTGTGCGAGATGACGTCCTGCATGGAGGAGAGCTGCCCCGTGGCGGACTCCGGCTCGGACCACTCGGGTAGGATGACGCCCACGTCTCGTCTGCAGTATTGTACCGATCCGGTCCGGTGTGCAGGTACCTCAAGCCAGAATCCAGAGGGCCCGCGGTCGCTTGCGTCCGCCAGAGTCGTGGCCCAGGACAACAGCGCCGCTGCCAGCCAATCATCCAGCCCGGAGACGGGCGGGCGTGGCGTTGCGGAATCGCTGGAGTCCGAGCCCGGCGGCATCTTTCTGGACTTCTCGCAAGATCATTCCGCAGGTGCAACTTGCAGCTGCAGCAGACAGCGGGTGGCCTGA